A DNA window from Aureibacter tunicatorum contains the following coding sequences:
- a CDS encoding lysophospholipid acyltransferase family protein, with amino-acid sequence MLKFMIFTTRLFFSFISELILVLIFGIFNYRKSTIERNLKYCFPNKTDWQIRQISKRYYKHMCDLLVEPFMMLFCPKSKIHHYATFKNEDRINELYKLNQDIVILAPHYGNWENLTILPLVLKHEVNIAYQPLSNPFFNKLIKYIREKHHTKLIPKKSFYRSVFTNNGNKPKAFLLLADQSPSKNSSKHFIDFFSRKTAIQIGAEKIALKKNCPVFFIEIKKVRRHHYEYEFKELASTSNNLNTEHELLLNYYKEIENLIRKEPAYWLWSHNRWKSN; translated from the coding sequence ATGCTTAAGTTTATGATATTCACCACACGCTTGTTTTTTTCATTTATATCGGAATTAATATTAGTCTTAATCTTCGGAATTTTTAATTACAGAAAATCCACGATTGAAAGAAACCTCAAATATTGTTTCCCAAATAAAACTGATTGGCAAATCAGACAAATTTCAAAACGTTATTATAAGCACATGTGCGATTTGCTTGTAGAGCCATTCATGATGTTATTCTGCCCTAAATCAAAAATTCATCACTATGCCACCTTTAAAAATGAAGACAGAATCAATGAGCTTTATAAATTAAATCAAGATATTGTTATCCTTGCGCCTCATTATGGTAATTGGGAAAACCTAACCATATTGCCATTAGTGTTAAAACATGAGGTCAACATAGCTTACCAACCTTTATCCAACCCTTTTTTTAATAAATTAATCAAATATATCAGAGAAAAACACCACACTAAACTGATTCCAAAAAAATCATTCTACAGGTCAGTTTTCACAAACAACGGTAACAAGCCCAAAGCTTTTCTCTTATTGGCAGATCAAAGCCCCTCAAAAAACTCTTCAAAGCACTTCATCGATTTCTTCTCAAGAAAAACTGCCATACAAATTGGCGCTGAAAAAATAGCTTTGAAGAAAAACTGTCCTGTGTTTTTTATCGAAATAAAAAAGGTAAGAAGACATCATTATGAATACGAATTCAAAGAGCTGGCATCAACATCAAACAACCTGAATACAGAACACGAATTACTGCTCAATTATTATAAAGAAATTGAAAATTTGATTAGAAAAGAACCTGCCTATTGGCTATGGTCCCACAACAGATGGAAGTCAAACTAA
- a CDS encoding NAD(P)-dependent alcohol dehydrogenase: MKAVVCKGYGNADMLKVMNVSIPEISDNDILVKVHATSITSAHCMMRKGQPYFSRLFTGFFKPTQPILGTDFAGEIVRVGKSVETFKVGDKVFGPTDLNGGAYSEFVKVKETSTVFNIPEGIDCISATGIIDGGMTAIAFFEKYRNENSKRILINGASGSIGASSVQLAKYFGMHVTAVCSQNNVAWVKKLGADDVVDYTKCDVMKLNCSFDLIFDTVGKLNFSKSKSILSGNGIFLTPVLSLNAVGKMLFSNNFSRQKLFFEATGLKSEVEKRKDFEFLCFLLRENKLTTVIDRVYSLEEVSDAHKYVELGHKKGNVVLKL, translated from the coding sequence ATGAAAGCAGTCGTTTGTAAAGGCTATGGAAATGCGGATATGCTGAAAGTAATGAACGTATCCATTCCAGAGATTTCTGATAATGATATTTTAGTGAAAGTGCATGCCACATCTATTACTTCTGCGCATTGCATGATGAGAAAGGGGCAACCTTATTTTTCTAGATTGTTCACTGGCTTTTTCAAGCCAACACAACCTATTCTAGGGACTGATTTTGCAGGAGAAATTGTAAGGGTAGGGAAAAGTGTTGAGACTTTTAAGGTAGGAGATAAGGTGTTTGGTCCGACTGATTTGAATGGTGGGGCTTATTCTGAATTTGTTAAGGTAAAGGAAACAAGCACTGTGTTTAATATTCCTGAAGGTATAGATTGTATTTCAGCCACGGGTATAATTGATGGAGGAATGACAGCTATCGCATTTTTTGAAAAATATAGAAACGAAAATTCAAAAAGAATATTGATCAATGGCGCTTCAGGTAGCATAGGGGCGTCTTCTGTGCAATTGGCAAAATATTTTGGAATGCATGTGACTGCCGTATGTAGCCAAAATAATGTAGCATGGGTAAAAAAATTAGGAGCTGATGATGTTGTGGATTATACTAAATGCGATGTCATGAAGTTGAATTGTTCTTTTGATCTTATATTCGACACTGTGGGCAAGTTGAATTTCAGCAAATCAAAATCAATTCTATCGGGAAATGGAATATTTTTAACACCTGTTTTGAGCTTGAATGCAGTTGGTAAAATGCTTTTTTCTAATAATTTCAGTAGACAAAAACTATTTTTTGAAGCAACTGGACTGAAAAGCGAAGTTGAAAAACGAAAAGACTTTGAGTTTTTATGCTTTTTGTTGCGAGAAAATAAATTGACAACGGTTATTGACAGGGTATATTCTTTGGAGGAAGTCAGCGATGCTCACAAGTATGTAGAGTTAGGTCATAAAAAAGGAAATGTTGTTCTTAAGCTTTAG
- a CDS encoding pentapeptide repeat-containing protein, translated as MNSTHIEDHQFNNINKALGKGTYESCQFENCDFEEFNFSEYRFIDCSFLNSNFSNCFLTECMLNGIHFTNCKLLGVSFEKCASLFFSVNFKDCILDFASFYSQKMKNTTFENCSMKNVDLGHTDLESSSFDHCNLLNSIFENTKLKKADLSTAFNFNIDPENNDIQECSFSQNNLHGLLDKYKIKIKV; from the coding sequence ATGAATTCCACTCATATAGAAGATCATCAATTCAACAACATCAATAAAGCACTAGGAAAAGGAACCTATGAAAGTTGCCAATTTGAAAATTGCGATTTTGAAGAATTTAACTTTTCGGAGTATCGATTCATAGATTGCAGCTTCCTAAATTCGAATTTTTCCAATTGTTTCCTTACAGAATGCATGCTAAATGGCATTCATTTTACAAACTGTAAACTCTTAGGCGTCTCATTTGAAAAATGCGCATCTTTATTTTTTAGTGTGAATTTCAAAGATTGCATATTGGACTTTGCATCCTTTTATAGTCAAAAAATGAAAAATACTACATTCGAAAATTGCAGCATGAAAAATGTTGATCTAGGACACACTGATCTGGAAAGCTCATCATTTGACCACTGCAATTTATTAAACTCAATTTTTGAAAATACTAAACTTAAAAAAGCCGATTTATCAACTGCCTTTAATTTCAATATAGACCCTGAAAACAATGATATTCAAGAATGCTCATTCTCTCAAAACAATCTCCACGGATTGCTTGACAAGTATAAAATTAAAATCAAGGTCTAA